The Anoplopoma fimbria isolate UVic2021 breed Golden Eagle Sablefish chromosome 20, Afim_UVic_2022, whole genome shotgun sequence genome includes a window with the following:
- the LOC129109857 gene encoding LOW QUALITY PROTEIN: RNA-binding protein 42-like (The sequence of the model RefSeq protein was modified relative to this genomic sequence to represent the inferred CDS: inserted 1 base in 1 codon): protein MALKSGEERLKEMEAEMALFEQEVLGGPVPVSGSPPVMEAVPIALSVPAVQMVRPIIGTNTYRQVQQTLEARAASFVGPPPPVFAGPVPPVRPPMLRPAFVPHILQRPVGPRMQMMRGPPIAPPLPRPPPPPPMMLPPSMQGQSPQGPSQPIQHMAAPPQVRNMVSMVSAPPTRQGPPPPVKQTPSIIQAAPTVYSAPPAPSGHKRIDVRAQRQARMEELAARVAEQQAAVMAAGLLDKKESEDNGAVIGPSMPEPEPXHTEPVESATEDKKRSKSDKVKKCIRTAAGTSWEDASLLDWESDDFRIFCGDLGNEVNDDILARAFSRYPSFLKAKVVRDKRTGKTKGYGFVSFKDPNDYVRAMREMNGKYVGSRPIKLRKSMWKDRNMEVVRKKQKEKKKLGLR, encoded by the exons ATGGCGCTCAAGTCAGGAGAGGAGCGTCTGAAAGAGATGGAGGCTGAGATGGCTCT TTTTGAGCAGGAGGTTCTTGGTGGTCCGGTGCCAGTGTCAGGAAGCCCACCTGTCATGGAGGCAGTACCAATAGCTCTTTCTGTCCCAGCTGTTCAAATGGTGCGGCCCATTATAGGCACCAACACCTACAGACAG GTCCAGCAGACATTAGAAGCCAGAGCTGCTAGTTTCGTTGGTCCTCCACCCCCTGTCTTTGCAGGACCAG TCCCTCCAGTACGTCCTCCCATGCTGAGACCAGCCTTTGTCCCCCATATCCTGCAGAGGCCCG TTGGTCCGAGGATGCAGATGATGCGTGGTCCTCCAATAGCACCTCCTCTGCCCcggcctcctccacctcctcccatGATGCTCCCTCCTTCCATGCAGGGCCAATCACCTCAGGGACCCTCTCAGCCCATCCAGCACATGGCGGCCCCACCTCAG GTCCGCAATATGGTCTCCATGGTGTCAGCCCCGCCCACGAGACAGGGACCCCCGCCTCCTGTCAAACAGACGCCGTCAATCATTCAGGCAGCACCCACCGTGTACTCTGCTCCTCCTGCCCCGTCTGGACATAAAAGAATTGACGTTCGAGCTCAGAGACAAGCCAGAATG GAGGAGCTGGCAGCGCGGGTTGCGGAGCAGCAGGCAGCAGTGATGGCAGCAGGTCTACTGGACAAGAAGGAGAGCGAAGACAACGGCGCCGTCATTGGACCCAGCATGCCTGAGCCCGAGC CCCACACAGAG CCTGTGGAAAGTGCTACAGAGGACAAAAAGAGATCAAAGTCGGATAAGGTGAAGAAGTGTATCCGTACTGCAGCGGGGACCAGCTGGGAGGACGCCAGTCTGTTGGACTGGGAATCAG ATGATTTCCGTATATTCTGCGGTGATCTGGGCAATGAGGTGAATGATGACATCCTggccagagccttcagcagaTACCCGTCTTTCCTCAAAGCAAAG GTGGTGAGAGACAAACGCACAGGAAAGACCAAAGGCTACGGCTTCGTCAGCTTCAAAGATCCAAACGACTACGTCAGAGCCATGAGAGAGATGAACG GTAAGTATGTTGGCAGTCGTCCCATCAAACTGAGGAAGAGCATGTGGAAGGACCGCAACATGGAAGTGGTGCGCaagaagcagaaagagaagaagaaactggGCCTTAGatag